The window ATCTTGCAGGGGTATTTGGATTTCAAGCGCATGCGCGGATAAAAAATAGGCTGGCAAAGTGCCAGCCTGTTTTTTTATTCACTTTCGATCAGGCCATAGCCGCCGGATGCTCTCTTGTAGATGACCGCCGGGGTATCGCCGTTGTCTGCATTCTTAAAGAAGAAGAACTGGTGGCCCAGCAGATTCATTTGCAGGATAGCTTCATCCACGGTCATGTCCTGTACAGCAAAGCGCTTGTGGCGGATGACTTCGAAGGTCTCCTCTTCCACGTCGGCATTCTGTGCTGCCATCTTTTCAAACGCACCGCTGCGCAGGCGCTTTTCCAGGCGGGTCTTGTTCTTGCGGATCTGACGTTCAATATGGTTAATCGCGCCGTCCACCGACGCAAACATGTCCGTAGTCGTTTCCTCCGCGCGCACGATCATGCCCTTATTGTTTACCGTGATTTCGACCGTCTGCCGTCCTCTCAGTTCACTGAACGTGATCGTAGAGGTCGCATCGGTCTGGAAATAGCGATCGAGCTTTTCCACTTTTTTCGTGGCGTAAGCGCGCAGATCATCGGCAATTTTAACCTTTCTTTCGACGATGGTGATCTTCATAACATCATCTCCTTGCGGATCATTTCTCCACCCAAAAACAGTGTCAATGTTATCGGGTTTCGATATACTAAGTATAGCACAATCCCCGCGTTCCCGCGCTCCTACGCGTGGTCCAAATTGGACGATTAGCCGAATTTATCCTGCGCATGCTCGCTTTTTCTCACGAATACTCACAAATCCCTGATATTTTACATTTTCTTTTCCGGGCGCACCCGAACGCTTTATAAAATCCCCTCGGCGTGGCGGGTCACATGGCAACCGATGGACAGTGCGCACGGCAGGCTGGCGATGTGGGTCGGATACGGCTCAATGGCGCACGAAAGCGCCGTGACCGTGCCGCCCAGGCCCTGCGGTCCCACGCCCGAAGCGTTGACCTTGTCGACGATGGCCTGCTCCATTTCGGCATAGAACGGGTCGGGATTGACCTGATCGACCGGACGCAGCAGCGCTGCCTTGGCCAGATAGGCCGCCTTGTCGGCCGTACCGCCCAGGCCCACGCCCAGGATGACTGGCGGACAAGGGTTGGACCCTGCCTTTACGACCGTTTCCGCAATCCAGTCGATGATGGTTTCGCGGCTGGCCGCGGGGGTGAACATCTTCATAGCGCTCATGTTTTCGCTGCCGCCGCCCTTGGGTGCGACGATGATTTTGACCTTGTCGCCGGGCACGATGCGGGTGTTCAGCATGGCCGGGGTGTTGTCGTCGGTATTGACGCGGCGCAGCGGGTCACTCACGATCGATTTGCGCAAGTACCCGTTTTCATAGCCGCGGCGCACACCTTCGTTGACCGCGTCTTCAAACGCGCCGCCAGCCAGATGTACGTCCTGACCGATCTCGGCAAAAATCACGGCAAACCCGGTATCCTGACAGATGGGCACCTCGTTTTGTGCCGCCAGATCGCAGTTGCGCAGCATCTCGTCAAAGATTTCCCGGCCGAGGGGCGACTGCTCCTGTTCCCGGCCGCGCACAAAGGATGCGCGCACATCGCACGGCAAATGATAATTGGCCTGCATGCACAGCCGCTCAACTAGAGCGGTGATTTCCTTTACATCAATGGTTCTCATCATTCTTCCTCCTATATGCGATCTGTCCGGCGCTGACGACCGTCTGCACGTGGCTGCGGAAATCCAGCGGATGCCCGCTCCACACGACCAAGTCGGCGTCCTTGCCGGGGGCGATCGAGCCGATGCGGTCGTCCAAGCCCACGATTTTGGCGCCATTTATCGTGATGGCGCGCAGCGCCTCGTTTTCGTCCATGCCAGCCTGCACAGCCACTGCGGCCGCCAGCCGCAGGAACTTGACCGGGATTTCCGGGTGGTCGGTCGTAATGGCCACCGGCACCCCGCCCTTCGCCAGCAGGCCGGGAGACGCTTCGGTCAGGTTGTGCAGTTCAGGTTTGGAGCGGTCGGTCATAAACGGCCCGCTGATGACCGGTACCCCTTCCCCGGCCAGCAGATCGGCCACCAAATGCCCCTCGGTGCCGTGCACCAAAATGGGTGTAACGCCAAATTCCTTGCAGATGCGCAGAGCGGTAAACATATCGTCCGCGCGGTGCGCATGGATGTGAGCCGGCAGTTCGCCGGTGATGACCGCTTCCAGTGCTTCCATCTTGGCATCGAAATCGGGCAGGTCGTCCTCTTCATGTTCGAGTGCCTTTTGCTTGCGGTCGTGATATTCCTGCGCCTTGCGCAGGTTTTCCCGGATGAGCGCTGCGGTCGCCATGCGAGTGACCGGGGTTTCTTCCTTGTCGTGGTAAACGCTCTTGGGGTTTTCGCCAAAGGCGAACTTCATCCCAATGGGGGCCTTTAAAATCATATCGTCGATGCGGCGGCCCCAGGTGCGTACCGCTGCCAGCTGGCCGCCAATCGGGTTGGCACTGCCCGGACTGACGACGACCGTGGTCACCCCAGCGGCGAGCGATTCGCCGAAGGCGCGCTCCATGGGATTGATGCCATCGATGACGCGCAGGTGCGGGGTCACCGGGTCGGTGTCCTCGTTGCCGTCCGCGCCTTCAAAGCCCAGCGAATCCTCATAAAGCCCCAGGTGGGAGTGCACATCGATGAGGCCGGGCGTTATGACACCTCCGGCGGCGTCCAACTGGATGGCGTCCGATACATCCGGCATTTCGTCCATAGGTCCAAAGGCCGCGATTTTGCCCTGCTGCACGAGTACAAAACCACACGCGACCTCCCCGCCCTCCATGGGCAGGATGCGGGCGTGGTGGATACAAAGAGACTGCATGAAAATTTTACCTTTCATTTTCCAATTTTAGGATTGACATTTTCTGGATTGCGTGCTATGATAACCATGGTGATCGGAAAGGTCACCATGCACCGTTCATATCTTTATCCCCACAATCCTATCTTAGCGCCCACTGGCGAGCCAGCGGGCGTATTTTTTTACGCATAGGAAAACCGGGACTGTGGCCCCGGTTTTTGTCTGCTTTACCGGCGGCGGCGGGAGCCGCTTTTCCGGTCGTTGTTGTGCTTGATGTCGGCCATGCGGCTTTCGCTGTCCGCCATAAACATCTTCAGCTTATCTTCAAAA of the Intestinibacillus sp. Marseille-P6563 genome contains:
- the hpf gene encoding ribosome hibernation-promoting factor, HPF/YfiA family — encoded protein: MKITIVERKVKIADDLRAYATKKVEKLDRYFQTDATSTITFSELRGRQTVEITVNNKGMIVRAEETTTDMFASVDGAINHIERQIRKNKTRLEKRLRSGAFEKMAAQNADVEEETFEVIRHKRFAVQDMTVDEAILQMNLLGHQFFFFKNADNGDTPAVIYKRASGGYGLIESE
- a CDS encoding fumarate hydratase — its product is MRTIDVKEITALVERLCMQANYHLPCDVRASFVRGREQEQSPLGREIFDEMLRNCDLAAQNEVPICQDTGFAVIFAEIGQDVHLAGGAFEDAVNEGVRRGYENGYLRKSIVSDPLRRVNTDDNTPAMLNTRIVPGDKVKIIVAPKGGGSENMSAMKMFTPAASRETIIDWIAETVVKAGSNPCPPVILGVGLGGTADKAAYLAKAALLRPVDQVNPDPFYAEMEQAIVDKVNASGVGPQGLGGTVTALSCAIEPYPTHIASLPCALSIGCHVTRHAEGIL
- a CDS encoding amidohydrolase produces the protein MQSLCIHHARILPMEGGEVACGFVLVQQGKIAAFGPMDEMPDVSDAIQLDAAGGVITPGLIDVHSHLGLYEDSLGFEGADGNEDTDPVTPHLRVIDGINPMERAFGESLAAGVTTVVVSPGSANPIGGQLAAVRTWGRRIDDMILKAPIGMKFAFGENPKSVYHDKEETPVTRMATAALIRENLRKAQEYHDRKQKALEHEEDDLPDFDAKMEALEAVITGELPAHIHAHRADDMFTALRICKEFGVTPILVHGTEGHLVADLLAGEGVPVISGPFMTDRSKPELHNLTEASPGLLAKGGVPVAITTDHPEIPVKFLRLAAAVAVQAGMDENEALRAITINGAKIVGLDDRIGSIAPGKDADLVVWSGHPLDFRSHVQTVVSAGQIAYRRKNDENH